The following proteins are encoded in a genomic region of Arachis stenosperma cultivar V10309 chromosome 4, arast.V10309.gnm1.PFL2, whole genome shotgun sequence:
- the LOC130974503 gene encoding uncharacterized protein LOC130974503, whose product MASSQTPSETPPSHEQASSAPPNPDPTTKRVYNNRGKTDPAWGYCKQIVEKTGKISMMCIYCDKPVRGGGINRFKYHLAGKGGDVEKCKKVPPAVAHQFGQNIEEFMNKKRKTQENYAESYGACDDVEREFDRMEELEARQQQLQHSRTRLPPPGARKGKKPIGIETFFPSSTTPGAQPTIKSVLQSKEIVEKCDIAIAKWMVDASVPFNAVNLAYYQPMIDAIANMGAGYKGPNFGRVHGYLLSKLVEDVKKMIEQYRKIWKRTRCTIMADGWTDRCTRTLINFLVYCPKGTIFLKSVDASHASKTAELLFKLFKDVVNFVDPENIVHIVTDNAANYVAAGRLLEAELPKLYWSPCAAHCINLMLPDIGKLNEVSETVSHASKITKYIYNHCHPLYLMRKFTSGREILRPAPTRFATNFIALQSILAQKDALRAMVTSKEWTISAYSKEAKAKTFVYQVLDSKFWNQCTDVVKLTEPLVRVLRMVDSEDKPAMGSLYQAFNMAREEMVKRFRRRKKIVEPYLKILDTQLNIKLTSEKRIYSNAEDDFGRQSALRERSTVMPDSPPFLTPEEVDALRNDLANMSIEPTLDDLDQLNLEDDQDNNGPSNNAMEDMDTNQNEGNVDQASNLPYEDVDADFELTPWT is encoded by the exons ATGGCTTCATCTCAAACACCGTCAGAAACGCCACCATCTCATGAACAAGCATCATCAGCACCTCCAAACCCTGATCCTACCACTAAAAGAGTttataataatagaggaaagacTGATCCAGCTTGGGGTTATTGTAAACAAATTGTGGAAAAAACAGGGAAAATTTCTATGATGTGCATATATTGTGACAAACCTGTTAGGGGAGGTGGGATTAATCGATTTAAGTATCACTTGGCTGGAAAAGGAGGAGATGTTGAGAAGTGCAAAAAAGTTCCACCTGCTGTTGCTCATCAATTTGGGCAAAATATTGAAGAATTtatgaataagaaaaggaaaactcaagaaaattatgcagaaagttatGGAGCATGTGATGATGTTGAAAGAGAATTTGATAGAATGGAAGAGCTTGAAGCACGacaacaacaactccaacaTTCAAGGACAAGGTTGCCACCACCTGGAGCTAGGAAAGGGAAAAAACCTATTGGAATAGAGACTTTTTTTCCATCTTCAACAACACCTGGAGCCCAACCAACGATAAAAAGTGTATTGCAAAGTAAAGAAATTGTGGAAAAATGTGACATTGCCATTGCAAAGTGGATGGTTGATGCTTCTGTGCCATTTAATGCAGTCAATTTAGCATATTACCAACCAATGATTGATGCTATTGCAAACATGGGTGCAGGATATAAAGGTCCAAACTTTGGTAGAGTTCATGGGTATTTGTTGAGTAAGTTGGTGGAGGATGTGAAAAAGATGATTGAACAGTATCGTAAAATTTGGAAGCGAACTAGATGTACTATCATGGCTGATGGATGGACTGATCGTTGTACGCGAACTTTAATTAACTTCTTGGTTTATTGTCCTAAAGGAACTATCTTCCTAAAGTCTGTTGATGCTTCTCATGCCTCCAAGACTGCTGAATTATTGTTTAAGCTTTTTAAGGATGTTGTCAACTTTGTCGATCCTGAAAATATTGTTCACATAGTGACGGACAATGCTGCAAATTATGTTGCTGCTGGAAGGTTGTTGGAAGCTGAACTCCCTAAGTTGTATTGGTCTCCTTGTGCTGCGCATTGTATTAATTTGATGTTGCCAGATATTGGAAAGTTAAATGAAGTCAGTGAGACAGTTTCACATGCTTCAAAGATTactaaatacatatataatcaTTGTCATCCACTGTATCTTATGAGGAAGTTTACCAGTGGACGAGAAATACTTCGTCCAGCTCCAACTCGCTTTGCTACCAATTTTATAGCTTTGCAGAGTATTCTAGCTCAAAAAGATGCATTAAGAGCTATGGTAACTTCTAAAGAATGGACAATCTCAGCCTACTCCAAAGAAGCTAAAGCTAAAACATTTGTATATCAAGTTTTAGACTCTAAGTTTTGGAATCAATGTACAGATGTTGTCAAGCTTACTGAGCCACTTGTTCGTGTGCTTCGTATGGTGGATAGTGAAGATAAACCTGCAATGGGTTCTCTTTATCAAGCTTTTAATATGGCTAGAGAAGAGATGGTGAAGAGGTTTCGACGAAGAAAGAAGATTGTGGAGCCTTACTTGAAGATTTTGGATACTC AATTGAATATTAAGTTGACAAGTGAGAAGAGAATATATTCTAATGCTGAAGATGATTTTGGAAGACAATCTGCACTGCGTGAACGAAGCACAGTGATGCCAg ATTCACCGCCGTTTTTAACTCCTGAAGAGGTTGATGCTCTACGAAATGATTTGGCAAATATGTCCATTGAACCAACTTTGGATGATCTTG atcaattaaatttagaagATGATCAAGATAATAATGGACCAAGTAACAATGCTATGGAAGATATGGATACAAATCAAAATGAGGGAAATGTTGATCAAGCTTCTAATTTGCCCTATGAAGATGTTGATGCCGACTTTGAGCTCACCCCTTGGACTTGA